Part of the bacterium genome, TAATTACGTGTTGATCCAAAGTAATAGCTATATTCTCCGGAAGCATTCGTTGCTATATTACCTCCAATAAAAGCTGTTCTTTCTGTAGGAAATGGCGGGTAAAATAAGTTCTGTTCGGACAATACTCCTAAAAAATCATTAATAATCACCCCTGACTGCAAAACAGCTCTTTTATTTTCCTTATCTATTGATAGAATTTTATTCAGTCTCTCTACTGAAAGAATAGCGCCATTCCGCGAAACTCTACTGCCGACTGTTCCTGTTCCTCCTGCAGAAATAGTTAGGGGTATTTTTTTGCTGGCACATTCGCAAACAACCTCTTTTACGTCATCCTCACTCTCAGGGATATAGAGAATATCAGCATTACCTCCTTCTAAATTGGAAGCATCCTCTAAATAGCCAATTATCTGATCTTTATCCCTTTTAATTATCATATTGTCTAGTGTCTGCTTGTATTATTTTGCTTCCAACTGGTTGTTCCGTCCGGATTGTCTTTGAGAATAACGCCTCTATCTTCCAGCAGGCTCCGAATTCTGTCTGCTCCTTGCCAGTCCCTCTTTCTGCGAGCCTTCGTTCGTTCTTTAATTAAATCCAGCAAATCTCTATCCAATTCCTTATCCTCTATCCTTGGCAGGATCCCAAGTATAGAACAAAATGTTTCCAGATTAAGAATATTCTGTTTTAATTGAGCAGAATCTCTGCTCTTATCTGCTATCAAGCTATTAATTTCAGTTATGAGATCAAACACAACTCCCAGAGCAGATGCTGTATTAAAATCATCGTCCATAGCTTCCTCAAACTTGTTCATCCATTCTAGATGTATATTTTTTTGAGGCGTATCTAAATCCTTTGCATTTTCCCTAATGTTGTCAAAACAATTTTCTATTCTCTCAAGTGCTTTTCCTGATTCAGCGAGACTTTCGTCGCTAAAATCAAGCGGGCTGCGGTAGTGAGCAGATATCATAAAATATCGTACAACCTGAGGCCTAAATCTTTTAAGTATGTCTCTCACTAGAAAGAAATTGCCAAGAGATTTAGACATCTTCTCTCCATTAATATTTAGAAACCCGTTATGCAGCCAATACTTAACAAAGGGCTTGCCTGTTGCTGCCTCACTTTGGGCTATTTCGTTTTCATGATGAGGGAAGATCAGATCCTGTCCTCCAGAATGTATATCAAATGTTTCTCCAAGGTATTTCATACTCATAGCAGAACATTCAACATGCCATCCTGGCCTGCCTTTACCCCACGGGCTATTCCAGCTTGGCTCATTAGGTTTGGCTCTTTTCCATAAAGCAAAATCGCTGGGTTGCTTTTTGCGCTTGTCTATCTCAACCCTTGCAGCATGCTTCATTTCATCAAGCGGACGCTTTGATAACTTACCATAATCAGAAAACTTGCCCACTTCAAAAAAAACATCTTCATCAACTTGATAGGCAAAACCTGCATCCATAAGCCTTTTAATCAAAGAAATAATATCTGGAACATGTTCAGTTGCCTTTGGACATATATCAGGCTTTGTAATATCGAGAATTTTCAAATCCTCAAAAAAAGCATCCGTATATTTATGAGCTATTTCCCCAGCAGAGACCTTCTCTTTATTTGCTCTGTTTATAATCTTATCATCAATATCTGTAATATTCTGTACAAAGGTAACTTCATACCCCTTATATTTGAGATATCTTTTTATTACATCAAATACAATAAAATTCCTTGCATTCCCTGCATGAAAATAGTCATATACTGTAGGACCACAGTTATACATCCTGACTTTGCCTGGAACTAGAGAGTGAAACTCCTCTTTTTTACCTGTAAGTGTATTATAAACCCTAAGCATTCTTATGTTTTCCCCTCTCCCAGTTCTTTATCTGAGAGGAGGTTTCATTTATCATCTTCTCCAGATGTTTGATTTTTTCTGCAATTGGATCCGGCAGGTTTGTGTGATCAAGACTTATGCCAGCAACCTTCCTCCCCTTTTTTCGCGTTATCCTCCCGGGAATACCAACAACCGTGCAATCCGAAGGTACATTTTTTAGTACTACAGCATTAGCGCCAACCATTACATTATTGCCAATTACAATATTTCCCAGAATCTTTGCTCCTGCACCAACAACAATGCTATTGCCAAGTGTAGGGTGCCTCTTCCCCTTTTCCTTGCCTGTGCCTCCAAGTGTAGCACCTTGAAATAGCGTTACATTGTCCCCAATAACTGTTGTCTCCCCAATTACAACACCCATACCATGATCGATAAAGAATCCTCTGCCAATCTCTGCGCCGGGATGAATCTCAATTCCTGTAAAAAACCGGGCTATTTGTGATATAAGCCTTGGGAAGAATGGCACATCTTTCTTATGGAGATAATGAGCCACTCTGTACCAGATAATTGCGTGAAGCCCTGCATATGTTAAAACCTCCAACATATTTCTTGCTGCAGGATCTCTGTCAAACACAGCCTGTATATCATGCCTTAATGTTTGAAACATTAGCTACCTCCTTTTCTTGACTCAAAAACAAAATACCATTTTTGCTCCTTAAAAACAACCAGATTCTCTTGACACTGTATGCTGTAGTTGGCATACTGACCAAGGGAAAGTTCAAATGGTAAATATATTTATAATTCCTTTTATATATGCTTTTATCGGCTCAAGTCTCTTTATTGCAATCCCGCTTCATATAATTGATTTAGGCGTAAGCAATCCATTTATTCTTGGTCTGGCAGGAAGTGTATTTTCAATCTTCTACGCGCCATTATGTATACTTCAAAGTTTGCTCTCAAATCGCATCAATAAAAGAACTGCTATTCTGTCTGTATCCATTACATATCCTTTTATAATACTTGGATTTTTATTATTCAATAATATTCCTGCTATCATTATATTATGCGGCTTAATGGGTATAGTTTTATCAATGTTCTGGCCTACATATCAATCCCATATAACTATTAGATTAGATCCTGCTCAAACTACTCGTAGCCTTCAAGCATTTAATGTTGCATGGGGCTCTGCAGTGGTTATAGGCTGTTTTATGGGTGGAGTTATTATTTCTGGCATGAATATTAAAATGTTATTTGTTCTTAACCTGATAATGAGTTTTATAGGAGCATATCTTGTAGCCAGACATATCCATAATAAATTAACTGATCCAATAATAGAATGTACTACTCAAAATAAGCAGAACGATCAATCGCAGTCCAAATTCTTCCTGATACTTGCATGGATAGGTGTATTTGCTGTGTTCTTTTCTATGGGAGTTATAGTCTGGCTTTTTCCGAAATTTGCTACGGATGTTGGCGTGTCTCCATTGATTATAGGCTCCCTCAGAGCAGTTTTGGGAATATTTCAGGTTATAATATTTTTTATTCTCAGACTAAATCATAGATGGCAGTACTCATTCTCACATTTGTTTTTCTATGAGCTTGTGCTAATATCCGGACTTGTAATACTTGTTTTCTCCCATAATGTTATGTGGTGGACATTATCTTTTTCCCTGATAGGAGTAACTGTTGGCTTTTTATATTCTTCAAGTTTATTCTACAGTTCACAAGCGCGGAGTATTAAAAGCGAAAAAACAGGTTTTCATGAAGCGATTATAATGGGTGGAAGTTTACTGGGAACATTTCTTGGCGGAATTATAGCAAAACTATTTTCCGCATCTGGAGCATACTTCACATGCATAATCTTTATGATTATTTGCATTATTATCCAGTTAGCTGTTCGCTTTAGATATAAAAAATGGGGAGTATTATGAATAAATCTTTTTTAATTGGTGTAGACCTTGGAGGAACAAATTTAAAGACAGGCCTCGTAAACATGGATGGCAAAATCTTAAAAAAGATTATAGCAGATACTGGGGAGAGTAAAGATATTGTATTGAAACAAATTGTTGAAGCTATTGAAAATATTATAAGTAAGACAGGAAAGGATAAATCAGAAATTATAGGTATTGGCATAGGATCACCAGGTCTTGTAGATAGCGAAAAAGGAATAATACACGGATTAACAAATATTAAAGGATTTGAGAATGTGCATATGAAGGAATATGTTGAATCTGCTCTGGATATTCCAACATCTATTGATAATGATGTTAATGTCATGGCATACGGCGAATTAAAATGCGGCGCAGGAAAAGATGCAATGAATATTGTATGCCTGACTCTGGGCACAGGTGTTGGCGGAGGAATAATAATAGATGGAAATATCTATCGCGGAAGCTCGCTTAGCGCAGGAGAAATCGGGCATATCCCTGTAAATGTTGATGGCCCGAAATGCATATGCAGC contains:
- a CDS encoding MFS transporter — translated: MVNIFIIPFIYAFIGSSLFIAIPLHIIDLGVSNPFILGLAGSVFSIFYAPLCILQSLLSNRINKRTAILSVSITYPFIILGFLLFNNIPAIIILCGLMGIVLSMFWPTYQSHITIRLDPAQTTRSLQAFNVAWGSAVVIGCFMGGVIISGMNIKMLFVLNLIMSFIGAYLVARHIHNKLTDPIIECTTQNKQNDQSQSKFFLILAWIGVFAVFFSMGVIVWLFPKFATDVGVSPLIIGSLRAVLGIFQVIIFFILRLNHRWQYSFSHLFFYELVLISGLVILVFSHNVMWWTLSFSLIGVTVGFLYSSSLFYSSQARSIKSEKTGFHEAIIMGGSLLGTFLGGIIAKLFSASGAYFTCIIFMIICIIIQLAVRFRYKKWGVL
- a CDS encoding ROK family glucokinase is translated as MNKSFLIGVDLGGTNLKTGLVNMDGKILKKIIADTGESKDIVLKQIVEAIENIISKTGKDKSEIIGIGIGSPGLVDSEKGIIHGLTNIKGFENVHMKEYVESALDIPTSIDNDVNVMAYGELKCGAGKDAMNIVCLTLGTGVGGGIIIDGNIYRGSSLSAGEIGHIPVNVDGPKCICSGRACLESYIGKDRIIKRTIEKLIQRKESMILKLVDGDLEKITPKIVYEAAEKGDMLAIEIWKETAQYLATALTGVINFLNPEIIVIGGGIANAGKYIFDPLRDMIKKRVFPFLAEKIQIVHAQLGDEAGVVGSAMLAKNNISKSESS
- the cysE gene encoding serine O-acetyltransferase, which gives rise to MFQTLRHDIQAVFDRDPAARNMLEVLTYAGLHAIIWYRVAHYLHKKDVPFFPRLISQIARFFTGIEIHPGAEIGRGFFIDHGMGVVIGETTVIGDNVTLFQGATLGGTGKEKGKRHPTLGNSIVVGAGAKILGNIVIGNNVMVGANAVVLKNVPSDCTVVGIPGRITRKKGRKVAGISLDHTNLPDPIAEKIKHLEKMINETSSQIKNWERGKHKNA
- the cysS gene encoding cysteine--tRNA ligase, with the protein product MLRVYNTLTGKKEEFHSLVPGKVRMYNCGPTVYDYFHAGNARNFIVFDVIKRYLKYKGYEVTFVQNITDIDDKIINRANKEKVSAGEIAHKYTDAFFEDLKILDITKPDICPKATEHVPDIISLIKRLMDAGFAYQVDEDVFFEVGKFSDYGKLSKRPLDEMKHAARVEIDKRKKQPSDFALWKRAKPNEPSWNSPWGKGRPGWHVECSAMSMKYLGETFDIHSGGQDLIFPHHENEIAQSEAATGKPFVKYWLHNGFLNINGEKMSKSLGNFFLVRDILKRFRPQVVRYFMISAHYRSPLDFSDESLAESGKALERIENCFDNIRENAKDLDTPQKNIHLEWMNKFEEAMDDDFNTASALGVVFDLITEINSLIADKSRDSAQLKQNILNLETFCSILGILPRIEDKELDRDLLDLIKERTKARRKRDWQGADRIRSLLEDRGVILKDNPDGTTSWKQNNTSRH